Proteins found in one Vallitalea guaymasensis genomic segment:
- a CDS encoding HD-GYP domain-containing protein, translating to MEINLNKLLLSLSYTLDFVEMDILGVSSNHSKRVAYIANTLGKQLNMDEKERFDLVACCVLHDNGVTEYMLKEAATTKTSKRKLVLENVKEHCIIGEENVADYPFLTDVTNVIKYHHETYNGKGFFAKEKDEIPLMSQLIFFGDRLDNVFNLNNTDYPKICKINKYVKEQSGKLFSPIIVDTFLEVSDKTSFWLDLNDDFIYNGITRTIPNINMTMSWEELEQVTKIFSLVIDNKSAFTLRHSQGLAAKAETMGKYYKKDNIEILKLKIAANLHDLGKLAISNDIIDKNGELDETEFYLIKQHTYYSRISLSNIDEFKDITEWACNHHEKLDGSGYPFGLTGDKLDFNSRLIMCLDIYQALMEERPYRKGLTHEKSMSILRDMITDGLIDGGIVEDIDVVFT from the coding sequence ATGGAAATAAACTTAAATAAACTTTTACTATCATTATCTTATACATTGGATTTTGTAGAAATGGATATATTAGGTGTTAGTTCTAACCATTCAAAAAGAGTAGCATATATAGCTAATACTTTGGGCAAACAACTTAACATGGATGAAAAAGAAAGGTTTGATTTGGTAGCCTGCTGTGTACTTCATGACAATGGAGTAACTGAATATATGTTAAAGGAAGCCGCTACTACTAAGACCAGCAAGAGAAAACTTGTTCTGGAAAATGTAAAGGAACACTGTATAATAGGTGAAGAAAACGTTGCAGACTATCCTTTCTTGACAGATGTCACTAATGTGATTAAATACCACCATGAAACATACAATGGAAAAGGTTTTTTTGCAAAGGAAAAGGATGAAATACCATTAATGTCTCAATTAATATTCTTTGGAGATCGTTTAGATAATGTATTTAATCTTAATAATACTGATTATCCTAAGATATGTAAAATAAATAAGTATGTAAAAGAACAATCTGGTAAACTGTTTTCACCTATAATAGTTGATACTTTCCTAGAAGTCAGCGATAAAACAAGTTTCTGGCTGGATCTTAATGATGATTTTATTTACAATGGGATAACTAGAACCATACCTAATATTAATATGACTATGTCATGGGAAGAATTAGAGCAGGTAACCAAGATATTCTCCTTAGTTATTGATAATAAATCAGCCTTTACATTAAGACATTCCCAAGGATTGGCTGCAAAAGCTGAAACTATGGGGAAATACTATAAAAAGGATAATATAGAGATATTAAAATTGAAAATAGCGGCTAATTTACACGATTTGGGTAAATTAGCTATAAGTAATGATATAATAGACAAGAATGGCGAATTAGATGAAACTGAGTTCTATTTAATCAAACAGCATACATATTACAGTAGAATAAGCTTATCCAATATAGATGAATTTAAGGATATAACCGAATGGGCATGTAATCATCATGAAAAATTAGATGGTTCTGGGTACCCCTTCGGCTTAACCGGTGATAAACTGGATTTTAATTCTAGGCTAATCATGTGTCTTGATATATATCAAGCTTTGATGGAAGAAAGACCTTATAGGAAAGGTCTGACACATGAAAAGAGTATGTCCATCTTAAGAGATATGATAACTGATGGATTAATAGATGGTGGAATTGTTGAAGACATAGATGTTGTATTTACATAA